In Seonamhaeicola sp. S2-3, the genomic window TTATGTTAGGGTTTTGCAAAAGCACTTTTATATCGTTTGCATCTATTGTTGCCCCGGCAGACTCAAAAGTGGTAGCCGGCACACAAGATGGGGCTCCAAAATTAAATTTTAGCGGTACTTGTTTCCCGTTTTCAATCATAAATTCAACCCCCTCTAATCCGCAAACATTAGCAATTTCATGAGGATCTGATACAGTGGCAACCGTACCGTGTTTTACTGCTATTTTTGCAAATTCACTGGGTACTAACATGGAGCTTTCAATATGGATGTGAGCATCTATAAAACCTGGAAGAATAAAATGTTCTTCATCATGATTTTTTGCTTCAATTGAAATTATACGCTCATTTTCAACAGTTATTTCGCCTTTAAAAATGCGTTTATTTAAAACATCAACTATGTTACCTTGTAGTTTCATATAATAAGTTCTGCCTAATGGAAGTTCTGCAACAATTACAGAATAACACCTCTATTTTAATTCAATTTTTAATATGTCTGTTGTATTTTCGGTTACCTTAAATCTATCATCGGCTCTTCTATTTAAAATCCAAACTATTTCATTTTCAGAGCACAATAATAACGAACTTTCTTTATCTAATAACGACAATTTTTCGTCTTTAAAATACTTACTTACTCTTTTTTTTCCAACCATCCCGAAAGGGAAAAATACATCGCCCATTTGCCAATTTCTTATTTTTAAAGGAAATTTTAAGCGATTTTTATCAACAAAAATAGCTGTAGTATCATTGGTAGACACTTTATCTACTTCAGAAAATGTTAAAACGCCAAAAGGTGTTTCTATTTCTTCATTAATATCTGAAATGAGTAAATCTTCGTATGCTTCTGTTATCAATTCGCTTAATAACAAAGTATCTCCATGCTTAATTAACCTATGGGTATTTGAAACTACGTATTTTCCAGACTGAGCATCTAGTAAATTTTGAACGTCATTCCACTCTGTAAATCCATAATCTTTAAGCGTTTCAAACAAATAAGCTTTGGGGTTATTTTTCTTTTTAAATTCTGAAACGCTTAGAACAATTTTATTGTCTTCAATACTTACAATAGCTTTTTCTAAAAATGCTTCCATGCAATCTTCAACAATATCAGCAGTATCACTTAAATTGTTAATGGTACCCTGATAACTTTGAAGCAAACTTGGGTTAATTTCTTTTAAAATAGGTATTACCTCGTGGCGTAATTTATTTCTAAGGTATTTTGTTGATGCGTTACTACTATCTACCCGCCAGTTTAAATTGTTAGCCTTAGCATAATCAATTACATTTTCTCTTGAAAATGGCAATAACGGGCGCACAAATTTGTTGTTAATTTTTGGAATTCCCGTTAAACCATCTAACCCTGTACCTCTTGAAAAATTAATTAAAAAAGTTTCTAAATTATCATCGGCATGATGTGCTGTAAGAATGTAATCAAACTGCAACTGTTGTGCTAATTCATCAAACCAAAAGTAACGCATTTCCCTTGCAGCCATTTGAATAGATACTTTATTTCTAGCAGCATATGCTTCTGTATTAAAACTTTCGGTAAAGGCTTCAATATCTAAACTATTGGCAAATTCTATTACAAAATTTTCATCTTCATCGCTTTCTTTCCCTCTCAAATTAAAATTACAGTGTGCTAATGATATATTTAAATTAAGTTGATGACATAAATGCACCAAAACCACACTATCTACTCCCCCTGAAATAGCAATTAAAAGTCTGGCATCTTTTAAGAAACTTAATTTTGAATTAATGTGCTTTTTAAAAAGTTCAATCATAACTCAAAGATACAACATTGCCGAGTTTATAAAATATCTTTAATAAATATTCATATGA contains:
- the tilS gene encoding tRNA lysidine(34) synthetase TilS, with amino-acid sequence MIELFKKHINSKLSFLKDARLLIAISGGVDSVVLVHLCHQLNLNISLAHCNFNLRGKESDEDENFVIEFANSLDIEAFTESFNTEAYAARNKVSIQMAAREMRYFWFDELAQQLQFDYILTAHHADDNLETFLINFSRGTGLDGLTGIPKINNKFVRPLLPFSRENVIDYAKANNLNWRVDSSNASTKYLRNKLRHEVIPILKEINPSLLQSYQGTINNLSDTADIVEDCMEAFLEKAIVSIEDNKIVLSVSEFKKKNNPKAYLFETLKDYGFTEWNDVQNLLDAQSGKYVVSNTHRLIKHGDTLLLSELITEAYEDLLISDINEEIETPFGVLTFSEVDKVSTNDTTAIFVDKNRLKFPLKIRNWQMGDVFFPFGMVGKKRVSKYFKDEKLSLLDKESSLLLCSENEIVWILNRRADDRFKVTENTTDILKIELK